The following nucleotide sequence is from Methanomassiliicoccales archaeon.
TCAGGACCTGGTCCTTGTTCCCCTTGATCACCATGAGGGGGGCCCCGGCCAACACACCTTCTATATTTTGGCAGGAGAGCTTGACGCCAGCAGCCGCCGTGACCTCTTTCAACTGGTCGAACCTCTCCCTTGGATCTCTGATCTCATCGAGCGGCCTTGGCTTGAGGATGGCCTTGACCTTGGTCAATACCGGCTCACCTCTTGTTCCGAGCGCAACCTGGTCCCCTCTTCTCAGCTTTCCGGAATAGACTATGACATCCAGGGTCGGCCCGAGGCCTCTCTCCTCCTTGAGCTCAAGAATGGTTCCCTTCGCTGGCCCACCCTCTTCTGTCTCCAACAGTTCCTCCAGAAAGCGCTGCGCCAATCCAATAAGGACTAATAGCAATTCCGGAATGCCTTCTCCAGTCTTGGCACTGACCGGCACCATTGCTATGTTCTTCTTGAAATTCTCTATCCTGTCATACCTATCTACCGAAAGCCCCTCATTGTAGAACTTGCCAATCAGGGCATAGATCCTATTATCCAACTCAGTCGAAACTTGATCCATCTGATCCTTAATAGAAACCCCAAACGGTTTCCCCGGATTCTGTCTCCATCCTGGAATCAGGTCGATCTTATTGAGGGCGATCACAAACGGGGTCTTGAATCGCTTCAGGATGTTAATGGATTCTATTGTCTGGGGTTTCAGCCCTTCGTTCACGTCAATGACCAAGATCGCCAGATCTGCAAGGGATCCACCCCGGGCTCGGAGAGTGGTGAACGAATGATGACCTGGTGTATCTATGAAAAGCAATCCAGGAACGGTGAAATTTCTTTGTTTGATTAGAGCAGAACAGACATCGTATATGTGGTCAATGGGTACTTCAGTCGCCCCGATGTGTTGGGTGATGAGCCCTGCCTCTCTCTGGACGACTGTTGTCCCCCTGATGTAGTCGAGGAGCTTGGTCTTACCGTGGTCGACATGCCCCAAAACGCTTACAATTGGCTGCCTGATGCTCATCAAGGCTTCGATAAAGGATACTGTATTAGAATCTTTCCTAGGCTCTTATCAGTCTAGGTACTCTACTTTTTCTGATACATCAAAAGAATCTCCAGTCTCTAAGTGCAACGGCCTTAGACCGATGCGCCAAGGGACAGATTCGAGATCGAAGAACCCCTTACCTTCCATGACGAGTGATCCAACGCCTCAAATGTCGAGGACCCAGTCTCATTTCATGAATGGTATAGAAAATGAAATGTAAATGATTTTGACAGGTTCTTCGCGGCAGATGGCTCACTCGAACAGCCAGGGGTCGACGCTCATATCGAATGACTGCAGCTCGTAGTCATTGAAGAAGAGCTCGATCTCGCGCTTGGCCGACTCTGGCGAGTCGGATCCATGGATCAGGTTCCGGCCAGTCTGCTGACCGAAATCACCCCTTATGGTGCCGGGTGCAGCGTCCTGGGGATTGGTGGCGCCCATCATGTTTCTCATTACGGAGACGATGTTGTCACCTTCCCAGACCATGCATAAGGAGGGCCCCGAGGTAATGTATTGCAGAAGGGGCTCGAAGAAGCTCTTGCCCTTGTGTTCCCCATAGTGGCGCTCAGCAAGCTCCCTGGGGATCCGCATGAACTTCATGGAGATGGGTTTGAACCCCTTGGCCTCCAGGCGGGTCATGATCGTACCCATGAGACCTCGCTGGACCGCATCCGGTTTGAACATGATAAATGTCCTTTCTTTCATTGAAACCCTCCCAATCATTCATCAGAGTCGGGCTCTTCAGCCGCTTCCTCCTTGGCCTCTGAATGGGCGGCCATCGATCTGAGCTTGGCCTCTTTCTCTCTGAAGAACTGTGCGGTCCAGGCAGTTCGCCTGGGAACCCTTCGAAGCTGGACCATGTTCTTGTAGCACTTACTAGTGCAGAACTGGTAGACTGTACCGTCCTTCTTTACATGTAATCGCCCAGTGCCGGGTTCGATATCCTGTCCGCAGAATGAGCAGATCCTTCTCTCAACCATGGCTACACCTCAAGCGTCTACCTAATGGAGAGCTTCCTCGCCTCCCTTGAGGTCTCCCTTAACATAAGGATGTCGCCCATGCGGACAGGACCCATGATATTGCGAGTGATGATCCTACCCTTATCCCGGCCCTCGAGAACACGGACCTTGACCTGGGTCGCTTCCCCCGTCATGCCGGTCCTACCTATGATCTCGACCACCTCTGAAGGGATGCTGTCTTCGTCTGTCATCTCTCCACACCTACTTCTTCAGCTTGCTGATCTGATCTACGAGGCCATCGAACAGGGACTTGCCCTTTCCAATATCCAGTATCGCCACAGCCGCTGTAGGCTTCTCAAGACCACAGGCGTTGCCGAGCTCAGCCTTGCTTGCTACATAGGCGTATGGAACACTCCTCTCCTCACACAGAAGAGGCATATGAGCCAGAATCTCTGGTGGCTGGACGTCTTCGGCCATTACGACCATTGTAGCGTCGCCGCGTTCCACGAGCTTGGTCACCTCATTGGTACCTTTCTTGACCTTACCGGTATCCCTGGCGATCTCGACAAGCTCATAGACCTTGTCTTGAACGTCCTTAGGAACTTCAAATCTAACATATATTGCCAACTTGACACCTCCTTCCGATGCTTTTATACATCTTCATCATTCATCGGCTCAGAAGAGCAACGGTGCCAAAAGTGCTAGCTGTATAAAAGCTTTGTTCTAGCCAGAAACCTTCTTGATCCATGTTCCCTCTACAGCCAAGGATGAGTTGGTTATTGTCTGTTTCGTTGAGAATAAGTATGTTGTAGCTTACAAAAGAAAATATTATTAGTACACACATATAAACTAACGATGCAAAGGATCGAGATTCGGTGGAGAGAGCGCGTTGAGAAGCCTGAGGAAGAGGTCTGGGACGGTTACATCGAAGTACACGAGGATGTGGACCCTTACTTCGCACTTGAGGAGACTTTCAAGAACTGGCTGAATGACAAGATAGCTAGGAAATGCGGAATCATCGTGGACTTCGAGTTCCATATCAATGGAGAGTACTTGCACCTCACAAAAGCGCAGAAGAACCAGTACCGCCAGCGAATCATTGACTCTGCCCTAGAGACATATCCAGTCTGTGAGGTAGAGGATGACCTGAGTGAGTATGAGTAGTCAGCCTACCTTACCTCTTTAAAGACCTCAGGAGGGTTACCGCAGACTGGGCAGCTTTTGGGTACTTTGTCGATCTCGAGGTTCCCACACACCTGACAGACATAGTAAATCCTTAACTCTAGCTTCTTTCCAGACCTGATCGCTTCCAGGGCTTCTCGGTACATCCCCTCATGTCTCTCCTCCACGTTCTTCGCATAATTGAAGCAGAGTCTTGCCTCCTTCATTCCCTCCTCTTTGGCCTTGGTTATGAACTTGGGATACATCTCGGTGTACTCGTACTTCTCACCATTTATTGCCGACTCTAAATTTTCCTCAGTCTTTCCAATATCTCCCAGTGATCTGAGGTGACACATGAGATGGACGTTCTCAGACTCGGCGGCAGCCCTGAAGAGCTTGGCGACCTCAGGATGACCTTCATCATTCGCAATCATGGCATAGATAGTGTACTTCCTGTTGGCCTGAGACTCCCCGGCAAAGGCCTCCCACAGGTTGTCGATAGTATCGACCATAATAATCCCCTAAGAAGAACCATTCACGAAGCTGATATTTATTGTATGCTATGTACGAGAATAAAGGTGAAAGAAGGGGTTATGTTACCCCTATATCTGATCTAGCCAGTGTGAATACTGTGCGTTCCTACCCCTAACGATATCGCTGAAAATCCCCTGGAGTTCAGAGGTGACGGGACCCGCTTTGCCCTCACCGATGACCTGATCATCGATTAGCCGGATTGGCAGAACCTCAGCTGCCGTTCCTGTCATGAACACCTCGTCCGCAATGTAAAGCTCGGCACGAGCGATGTCTCGCTCGATCACCTCGTACCCCATGTCAGAGGCAATCTCCATCACAGAGTTTCGGGTAATGCCTTCCAGTATTCCAGCTGAAAGCGGAGTTGTGAATATCTTCCCTTTCTTCACCATAAAAATGTTCTCGCCCGTTCCCTCGGCGACATTGCCTTCAGAGTTGAGCATCAGTGCCTCATCGGCTCCCCGATGAACCGCCTCAAGTCTCGCCATTACGGAATTGATGTAGTTGCCACATATCTTGGCGCTGACTGCTGAAGCCCTGTTGGAGGGTTTCTCCCAAGACGAGGTGATTATCCTCGCACCAAGCTTCTGTTGCTCCTCGCCCAGGTAGGCACCCATGTGAACACAGGCGATTGCCACCCTAGTGGGCAAGCCGACGGGATTCAGCCCTATCACGCCCGTTCCATAGTAGGCGAGAGGACGAATGTAGTCAGCCTTAGGGCCGTTTATCCTGACCATCTCTCTGACCGAGTCACAAAGCTCGTCCACGGTGTATGGGATGTCAAGGAAGATCACTTTCGCGGAGTGGAAGAAACGAATCATGTGGTCCTTCAATCTGAAAATGGCCCTGCCTTCTTCCGTGTCGTAGACCCTAATTCCCTCGAATACTCCTCCTCCATAGTGGATGGCATGGGTCATTATGTGGACATTCGCGTCCTTCCAATCGACTACCTCACCGTCCATCCATATCTTCTCGGTAATCTCCATGGCTCTTCCTCCAGTTGGAATGGGATAATGCGAATTCTCATTTTTATACTATGGTCAGAGTGCGTTCACTGCCTCGATATACTTTTCGGGTTTCATTGAATCGATCAGCTTGACCACTTCTTGAATGCTTCCGATAAGGCGGACCTTGCCCTCCTCGTTTGCTACCAGCGCGTATGCCTCGTGCCTAGTCTCGTCCAATATGTCGACCTCTAGCACATCATGCAGTCGTTCCAATCTCTCCAGCGCCAGCTCTGCCTTGTCTCTTCCCAGGACGGTCAACACGATCCTGGCTTTTCCTTCAAGCTCGCACTTTCCGACAACAATGGTCTCTACGTTGATCTTCTTGCGGGTGAATTCTCCCATTACCCGCTGCATGACACCGAACTCGTCATTCACGATCATCGAAATTACCTGCATTCAGGATACCCCCTTCCAGGCACACTTGCCCTGTATGACCTTGGTCTCGGCTTGCCCCCTGATAGTCATGGGAAGGATCTGCTCCTCTGTGTCTATCCTGATATCGGCCAGGAACGGCTTGTCGGAGGTTATCCCCTCCTCGATTACCGAAGATAGGTCGGAAGGGTCGTCAACCCTCGCACCTTTGGCACCGAAGGCCTCTGCAAGCTTGACAAAGTCTGGGAAGGCCCCTAGCTGTTCAGCGAATAGTCTTCCGTCGTAAAATTGATTTTGAAGCTGCATGATCATCCCCAGCCTCTGGTTGTTAAGCAGGCATATGAATATCGGGATATCCTCTTTCACTGCGGTGACGATCTCCTGACACACCATCATTAAGCTGCCGTCTCCCGCAACATCAACGACCGCCCTGTCTGGAGCCGCTACCTTAGCGCCTATCGCCGCTGGAAGTCCAAATCCCATCGTCCCGAGCCCACCGGGTGTGATGAAACGCCTGTCTCCATCGCATCGCAGGAAGTGGGCTGCCCACATCTGGCACTGGCCAACTTCAGTGGTTATTATGGCATCATCCGGAAGGATTGTATTGAGTTCATGAATGACCTTCTGAGGCTTGATGGGACTATCCATGATGTTGAAGTCGCAGTTGCATCTCTCCTTCAACTCACCAACTCTGTTCGCCCAGGGTGTCGGTCCGGTTTTCTTTGCCATGGCCATTATCATTTGCCTGATTACAGTCCGCGCGTCGCCAGCTAAGGGTATCGTGGCCGTGACATTCTTGCCCAGTTCACCCGAGTCAATGTCCAGGTGAATGACCTTCGTCCTGCAGGAGGAAGGATCGCCAATCATCCTATCGCTAAACCTGGTGCCGATAGCGAGAAGGACATCGCACTCTTCCAGGGCCCAGTTGGCAACCCTTCGACCGTGCATTCCGACCATTCCCAGAACAAGCGGATGGTTCTCAGGTACAGCGCTCTTCCCCATAAGAGTGGTTACCACAGGGGACATGGTCATCTCCGCCAGTTCCATGACATCTTGACCGCATCCACACCAGATGCCACCTCCTCCGACAACAATCAGTGGACGTTCAGCCTTACGCAGTAGATTCACGGCATCGGGGAGCCTGCTAAGATCTTTCTTCATCCCGTTGGCCCTTAAGGGTTGCCTACCCGGAAGAGGGTCGATCTCAGCGTTCAATATGTCCTTGGGAAGGTCCACTTGAACGGGACCGTATCTGCCACTTCCAGCGATCTTGAATGCGCTCCTCAGATCATTCTCCAGGAGCTGGGGGTTCATTACCCTGAAGTTGTGCTTAGTGATTGGCATCATGAGGCTGAAGATGTCCGCTTCCTGAAAAGCGTCGTTCCCTATGATGGATGTGGGAACCTGTCCAGTAAGAGCAATAACGGGAGAGGAATCGAGGAAGGCTGTGGCTATTCCGGTGACCAGGTTGGTAGCTCCTGCCCCCGAGGTTGCCATGCAAACGGCGGGTCGCTTAGTTACTCTTGCATACCCATCAGCCATGTGTGCCGCACACTGCTCGTGGCGCACAAGCACATGCCGCATGTCGGACTCGGAAAGATGGTCATACAGCGGTAGCATGGCTCCCCCGGGGTAGCCGAACAGGACATTAACGCCCTCGTCCCGGAGAACATTCACAAGAATCTCAGCTCCTCTCATTCAAATTCCTCATAATCGCCTCTCGGGGGCCGACTCGAGGGAGTCGACCCTATCACACCAACAAAACCTGCACGCTAAGTAGCATAAGAATCGATTCAACATTGCGTGCAGGGGCGTTCATCAGTTTCCTTTAATGAGAAATTCGTACTTATAGGTTGGCCTATGTGAACAATGATATTGAAAAACAGTTTCAAAATGGACCAGAGCTCATACTAAGTGCTTGATTTTCAATAAATGACATTCTCCGCCAATGGAATGGGTATTTGGTTAAGATGAACGATGAATTCACGAACCACCTACTTAGGATAAGGTTTTTTATGGAATCTCTTATTAAGACAGTAATCCTTGCCACATTCGTCCTGGAAAATGAAATGAAGTATTGAAAGGAGAAATATCATGGAATATGCATCACAAGAAAAGCCTACAAGTATTGTGATGATCGGGACTTTGCCTCCTTTAAAGGGCATAAGCCCATACTGCCTGGAATTACTCAAGTCATTATCGAAAAAGATAAGAATCGATTTTATAGGTTTCAAATCTCTTTACCCCGAATTCCTTTATCCGGGGGGAACTAAATCTGAAGAAAGACCAATCGAAAATGATGATCCAAATTACAGAATACATAATGTCATCAAATATTACAATCCATTAAGTTGGGTAAGGGCGGGGCTCAAAGGGAATGGTGGTGTCCTACACGCCCAGTGGTGGGCACAACCACTTGCTCCCATTTTCATGACAATTTTTATTGTGTCAAAAATCCGGGGTAAAAGAATTGTGATTACCCTCCATAATGTGGAACCTCATGAAAATAGTAGATACTCAACCCTAATAACAAAATCGATTCTATCATTTGGCGATGAGTTCATAGTCCATAATGAAAGTAATAAGGAAGTTTTGTCTCAGTCATATCATTTGAATGGAAAGAAAATACATGTAATCCCTCATGGGATACTAAGAGCGAATAATTCTAAGACTTTATCAAGGGATGAAGCGAGAGAATCACTGAGATTGGGGAAAACGGACAAGGTTCTGCTCTTCTTCGGGAATATTAGAGATTACAAAGGATTGGATACACTTCTTGAAGCTGTGGGCATTCTGAAAAACGAGTTCACAAATCTGAAATTAATAATCGCAGGAAAACCTTGGGTCCAATGGGGGGTTTATAAAGAAATCATTGAGAGCACTGGAATAAGTCGCAATATTGTTGAGAAACTCGATTTCATTGAAATTGATGAGGTGAATGCCATTTTTACTGCAGTTGATCTTGTGGTTCTTCCATATAAGTATTTTGAAGCACAGAGCGGAGTTGGTACATTGGCCCTTTCTTTCAATAAACCAATTATAGTTACCGATGTTGGAGGCCTCCCCGATCTTGTTAAAGATGAAATGGCCATTGTCAAACCTAATGATCCACTGGATCTTGCTGAGAAAATATCAAATATACTTAAGGATGAACGATTGATAATGAAATTGAAAAAGGATACAAGGGAATTAGCCCAGGAATATGAATGGGAATCCATCGCTGAAAAGACTGTGCAGATATACACCAAATGATTTGGTCAAATTGCTGGTTGATATTTCGGTTATGTTTTTTCTGCATTGAAAAGAATTCACAAATGTGGATATTTAATTTCAAGGGAAATGATTTATGACAGAGGACAGTTCTGGATTCCCAAATGAAGTATGATAGAATAAATTCTAGTTAAACGGATGAAGATCGATGAGAATAATTCAGGTTTGCCATATCACCAAGGATGGGGGCGGGATAGAATCCTATGTAGAGAATCTATTGAAGAATCTCCCACTCAGAGGTTGCGAGGTATCCTTGATCGGATATGATCCAAACCCCATAAAAGATGGAAGTTATGAATATTATCCAATAGTGAAAAGAGAGAATAGATGGATGTATCTATTGAAATTGTACCTCAAATCGCCTTTCATAAAGATATTTAAGGAAGACATTCTCCACTTTCACCGATTAGATGATATGCTCCCCTTTTTAATCCTACACAAGAAAACACAAAAAGTATGTACACTTCATGGAAAGATATTGGAGAATGTCGAGTCGAAGCATTCGAGACCCGTTTCTTATATCTATGATATTGCAGAGAGAATTGCCTTGAGAAATCTAATTAAACAGAATACATTACTCATCGCGGTTGATGAAGGTACAAAGAACTACTACCTCAGCAAAGAGCCTGGGCTCGAAGAAAAAATTGTGGTAATTCCTGTTGGAGTCGATACGGACATGTTCAAGCCGATGAATAAGAAGAAAGCAAGGGAATCTAAGGGATTCTTCAACAATGATAAGATTGTTCTTTATATTGGTCGACTTGAAAAGGAGAAAGATATTGGTTTCCTTCTCCAAGCCTTTAATATTGTCCTTAAGAAGGAAAAAAACGCTAAGCTGGTAATTGTCGGAGAGGGTCGAGAAAAAGAAAAACTTAAAGGGGTTTCATCAGAGTTGGGAATAGAGAAAAATGTAGTATTCATGGGTAATATCCCTCATTCAAAAATACCCGAGATTATGAATAGTTCTGATGTTTTGGTCTTATGCTCCAAGTACGAAGGAAGTCCAACAATTGTGAAGGAAGCAATTTCTTGTGGAATCCCTGTGGTGTCCACAGATGTTGGGGACGTTTGGAAATTATTGCATAATAATGATCTGGGGGAAATAGTGAGGAAGGACGAATCTGATTATGCAAACGGGATTCTTAGGATCATTTCTGGTGATCGAATAGATAACAGTGCTTTCCAGAGTGTTAAAGAGAATTTGAGTATTGATCGAATGATAGATGAGATTCTGAAGAAGGCATATTCCTATGTGGCATCACAAAATGAATGAGAAACAAATCGTTGTCTTATCCGTTATTATTCTGTGGATCGCCTCTATTGTTTTACTGCTAATAGATCTGAAGAATCCGATTAGTGTGGTGATCCACTCAATCAACTTGATCTTCATTCCGGGCTTCCTGTTTCTCTTGGTTCTTAATAGGAAGCTGGATATGGAATTTCATGAACTTGTGATAATGGGGATAGCATTCAGTATATCTTTATTGATGATAATCACGATATTTTCCAGCTATTCGCCTACTGGAATATCGGATGGCATCACGGCGTTCATATTCATTTTGTTCGAGATACCATTGCTGTACTTGATCGGGAGAAAAGAAGCTGAGGTGAACCTTCCAAAATTCAAGATAAATGGTCCAGTTCTAGATATTATTATAATCGCCATTTTCGGAACACTCATTCTTTTTCCCTATATCTTACCATATGAATTCTTTGCCTGCTTGGACCCGTACGCAAACAAACCACTTGTTGAGGATATTTTGGCAGGTCTTAAACCGCTTGAATGGAGTGGCGGCATCTATAGCTCACTGTCCTTCAATGGTTTTTTCTATTTTCTTGCTTCTTTCACGCAATTCACGAGCATCTCTATCGATGAAATGACAAGATTTGGTGGCATATTCTTCTTTGTCTTGACTTCACTGGCGATATATGCTTTGACTTACAGGATTTCAGATAAGAGAAGTATCTCATTGCTCGCCACATTTCTCTACATGGTTTCTCCATATGTGGTAAAAAGGTTCACTATGACCATTCGGGAGAACCTTGCGATCTTCTTAGCCGTAGCAGTCATATTCTTAATCGCTTATATATGGTCAAAAGGAAGAGAAAAAGACTGGGCGATCCTTGCCATCCCTGGAATAGTACTTGCAGCAATCTTTGCCTCTCACACCCTTGCATTTATTATCGTAATTGCTATTATTGCAATAGCCATTCTTCAAGAACAATTCCATCGTATCAAACGATGGTACAATCATCATTTTGATAACCCTATGAATAGCCAGTATAATGGAAATGGGAGAAATATTACTTGGTATTTGATTGCGATTGTCCTGTTAAGCTTGCTATTTTCCTTCATCTATTTGATCACATTCTATAAGATGATCGCCTGGGAGATTTCAAACTTCCAGCAATACTTCGACATTTTTTGGATATGGAATTATACCCGACCTCCAAATTCAACTTTCTACATTAGAATAGATCATTTCCTTATAGCCCAGATCATCTTCGGATTCATCTTCGTTTCATATATGATAATAGGAATGATGAAGAAAAATATCTCGATCAAGAACAGCTATGTCAGATTCGTATTGATATGGTTCATCGTATGTGCAATTGCCATAATCGGATCAAGGATTGGTTTAATACCTTTGACTGAGGATAGAATCCTAATTTACCTATATTTACCTGTTTCAATAGCAGCTTCTTACGGCGTATTCATATTCTTCAACTATCTGAGGGGGTTGGGCAAAGAACTTCGTAAAATAATATCCATCTTAGTAATCTTGCTTATTATTGCACTTGGCGTTAGTTCTTCACAACAAGTATTCGTCTGGCATCCCATCACCGAACAGAATATTAATGATCTGAGTGAAATAGTTGAATCCCATCCTACGACCACAACAATGATCATAACCTATGGTAATGACAATGCACTAGCGAGGTACCTTGGATTTCCAAATGCCTGTTTTGATGAAGAATTCAAGAAAGAAATTGCATATTTGAATTCCACTGGGGAAATCATTGAAGAAACACATACAGAATATCCAAATGTAGACCTACTGATATTCTATTTCACTAAGGATTCGTATTATACATTTACGATGAATCAGTTTCCATTACTGGACATAATAGGTGAAGACATCTACCAATACTCCTATAGATCATATGTCGCTGAGATTTCAATAATTTGATGGAGATTAAATGACATTTGACTACAGGAATAATGTGACCGAATCGGAAAGATTGAGGGTACTTATTGTTGGAGGATTCATAGATTATCAGATACAACTAGCAAATTCACTAGTTAGCAATGGATGGGAAGTAGAGGTGGCGATCACTCGTAAGAGCATACCAGAAGATTATGAGAATTGCTATAATGATGGTATCAACATATATCCAATAGGACGAGGGAAGTCAAAACGCGATCCTTCCAACATATTTGCTCTGCTCGAATTCTGGTCAAAACTAAGAAAATTCAATCCTGATGTTGTTCATATGCAACTTGGAGGCACATTCACTGATTTCTCCCTCCTGCCAATGCTACGAATATATCCATTGGTGACAACATTTCATGATGTCAAGTTGCACAGGGGGGAGGCGTCCCTCAGAAGAAGGTTCTACCGGTATTGGCTTCGAAGGGCATCAGATCATATCTTTGTCCATGGAGATTTCTTAAAGAGCCAGATGATAAGCGAATATAATGTCAATCCAGATATCGTACATCCCATTGCATTTGGAGAACATGAGGTTGATCCATTCATAAGAAATGCAAATATCAACCAGGAAGAGGTCGACAATACTGTTCT
It contains:
- a CDS encoding glycosyltransferase family 4 protein, translating into MTFDYRNNVTESERLRVLIVGGFIDYQIQLANSLVSNGWEVEVAITRKSIPEDYENCYNDGINIYPIGRGKSKRDPSNIFALLEFWSKLRKFNPDVVHMQLGGTFTDFSLLPMLRIYPLVTTFHDVKLHRGEASLRRRFYRYWLRRASDHIFVHGDFLKSQMISEYNVNPDIVHPIAFGEHEVDPFIRNANINQEEVDNTVLFFGRIFEYKGLDYLIKAEPMISEEVPGVRFVIAGVGEDISRYLDMMVHRDRFDVRNYRISYEEGAKLFQECSLVVLPYIDGSQSGIIPTAYAFKKPLVATSIGGIPELIDDGSTGILVPPKEVGTLARAIIKLLRDKELRQSMGEMGFRKLKTDMSWERIADRTITIYNQAMTQR